The genome window CTTTTAATGCTTATGGTACAGATAATAGGGGCCCGGCTTTTTCTCAGAGTTTCGACTCTGCCCAAATACATCATGATTCCTTCCGTTCTGTCGCTCTGTGCTGTAGGTTCCTATGTTCTCAACAGCAGAATCACCGATATCTATCTTCTGTTCATAATAGGGGTGCTTGGCTACCTGTTTCAAAAATTCGACTTCGCCCGTGCGCCTTTGATTCTGGGAGTTATTCTCGGCCCTATAGGCGAAACCAATCTGAGGAGAGCACTTATGCACGATCCTGATGTCACGCTATTTTTCACCCGGCCCATCTCGCTTTTCTTTTTGATTTTAGCAGTCATATCCATGATCTATTCCGTCCGTCAGCAGCAGTCGCTCAAAGGAGGTCTGGCAGAAGATGAATAAATCAAATCCCGATCTCTTCAAACTGGAAAATATGACCTGGCCCGAAGTTGAAAATGCAATAAAAAAAGCCGAATGCGCTCTCATCCCCATAGGTTCACAGGAACAGCACGGCCCCTATATCGCCGAAAGCTGTGACAGCCGCCGGGCGGAAAAATTCGCCGCTCTGCTGGGAGATAAGTTAGATCCACTAGCTCTAATCACCCCAACTGTCAGCTATGGAATATCTCCTCACCATATGAACTTTCCGGGAACGATCACCCTTTCTCCACAAACACTGGTATCTCTGCTCGGAGATATCGTCGGCTCACTGCACGATCATGGCCTTGACCGCTTTGTGCTGATTAACGGTCACGGCGGTAATGATGATACCCTCGGTGTGGCTGTCGATACCATCCGCACAGAACTCCCCGTGCGGCTTTTAGCCTTTAAATACACCAGCCTGGCAGCCGAAGCGATCGAAGCAGAAGTCGATTCCGATTTTTACGGCCATGCCTGTGAAAGAGAGGTCTCCGAGCTGATGTATATGGCCCCGGAAATAATCCGAGAAAACAGGATAGAGCCAGGCGAGGAAAAAAAGCTGCTATCTTTCAAACAGCATCCGGTCAACCTCGGCGTCGATTTTGACGAATATACCGAAAATGGGGCGCTGGGCGATGCCCGTCAGGCGAGCCGGGAAAAGGGAGAAAAAATTGTGGAAACAGCCCTGGCTGAAGCCGAAGAAATCGTCAGAGATTTTTTGCAGCTCGAACTTCCTGACAGGAATTAAAAATCTCAATCTGACCTGCCATCTATTCCGTCCGTCAGCAGCAGCGATCTTTATTCACCCATAAACTCCTCATCCATCTCGACAAACTGCACAGCATAGCCATCCGAATCCTCTATAAAAACAAACTTTATGTGCGGGTTGGGCTGGATGGGGCTTTTTTTCTCTATCCCCACCACCTCCTGAAACTCCATACAGTCCGAAAGCGCGTCGACCTCGAAACCGAGCGATAATTCCCCGCCCGGCTCCACACTGTCACTGTCGAATTCATCCACCGGCTCGAGTTTGGTATCTCCTCTGCCCAAAAATGCGATGCGGGTATCCCGCTCATTCTCAAATTTTTATTGACCTCCAGCTTTCTTATTCGGCTCCGGCCGGAATGACTCGTTTATCCGAGCTGAGGACAAAAAAAGGAGATAAAAGAAATTTGTTGAATTATTATTATCAGTAAATAATCAAATTACGCATGGATCTTCTTGTCTTTAGTGCGATATCTATCAACTGATAACAGGAAGATCCTTACGTATTGCTGGTACTGCTGCATTTGATATATTATATACTGTATATTGTTCGGGTGAAATTGCGGGTGAAATTATCGACATTTAATTTTGCCTAAATCTTTCCTGAATCTTTTGGAAAATGCAATACACAGGAAATAAAATCAGGGAGGCAATAGCAAGATGACCAATCAGAAGAGAATTTCAACCGGTTTAGAAGGTCTGGATGAGATCCTTAAGGGCGGGCTGATTCCGGGCGATTCCTATCTGGTCAGAGGAGAGGCGGGCAGCGGCAAAACCACGCTGGGCCTGCATTTTTTGTGCGCCGGGCCCCAATCGGATAGATCCCGTCTTTTTATAACGCTTTCTGAACCCCGGGATAAAATAGTCAGAAATGCATCCCAACGCGGTTTTCCGGTGGAAGAGATTGAATTTCTGGATTTGAGTCCCTCCGGAGAATTTGTGAAAGAGCAGGATTATTCCGTCTTCCCCTCCTCCGAGGTCGAAGAACAGCCTCTGCTGAAGGAGATATCGCGGAAAATCGCAGAGGACAAACCGGAGAGGATCTTTATCGACGGTCTAACCCAGCTGCGCTTTTTATCTCCTGATGATTATCGCTTCCGCAAAAATATCCAATCGCTGATCAGGCTGATGTCCGAGGCCGAGACCACCCCCCTGCTGGTGTCGGAGGTCGGCAGCCGTCCCGACGACGATCTCCAGTTTATCAGCGACGGCATTATAAATTTGAAAGCTGCGGGCGAGGAGAGAAAGATTTCCATCGATAAAATCAGAGGTTCTGACTTCAAAAATGGCAGGCACACCTACGTGCTGAATGAAAAGGGCATGCAGGTTTATCCCCAATTGAATCCCCAATTTATCTCTTCTGAGTTAAGAGCAGCTGAAAACGAAGCGATCTCCTCCGGAATCCCTGAAATCGACAGGCTGCTGCACGGAGGCATCGAGAGAGGAACCAACACGATCATCACCGGTCCTACCGGCTCGGGCAAAACCTCTTTAGGTCTGGCTTTCATGAAAGAAGCGGCCGGCCGTGGAGAGAGATCAGCTGTTTATCTGCTGGAGGAGAGTCACGAGATCCTGGTTAAACGGTCCCGGGCCATAAATATTCCCATCGAAGAGATGATGGCCAGCGAAAATCTGGAATTATATTCTGTTAATCGCCAGGAGTTGACGCCGGAGCTTTTTGTTCATCAAGTCAGGGATGAAGTGGAGGAAAACAGAACAAAAGTGGTTATGATCGACAGCCTCACCGCTTTTAATTCCACCTTTTTGAGCGAAAACTGGAGCAAAAATGACCTGATCAAAACCCTGGACAGCCTGAGAAGATTTCTGTTCGATAAGAACGTCACGGTCCTGATGACCAACGAGGTCCCCAATATAACCGGTGATTTCCAGGTGACAGATGATCAGATCAGCTACCTGGCCGATAATATCATCATCCTGCGCTATCTGGAGCTGGATGGAGGCATCCATAAAGCCATCGGTGTGCTCAAAAAGAGGCTGAGCAGCTTTGAGACCAAGCTGCGGAAGTTTCAGATCACGGAATACGGACTGGAAGTCGGCAAACCGATGGAAGATCTGAGCGGAATTCTCAGCGGAAATCCCCGGGTCAGAACGAAAAGCAGCTCTTCTGACAGAAATTAACTCAGACAGGTGATTACAGTGAAAGATACTCAAAAAGCCAGACCAGAATCGGAAAGCAGAGCTAAAATAAATCTGCTGATATCAAATTATAAAAATCGGGAGCTTCTGGAAAATCAGCTGGAGCAGACCTACGAGCTCTATTCCGACAGCGATGCTCCCTTCCAGGAATATGAGCTGGTTATTCTCGACGAAAACTCCTTCGAAAATTACAGATTTCAGCTAAGGCGTTTAAAAGAGGATGATGAGAGTTTCACCCCGGTTATATGCCTGCAGGAGGAAAATCAAACTCCCGCTCGAAATCTTTTAGAACTGGCCGATGATGTGATCAAGCTGCCCGTATCCCGGTCTTTGCTGCAGGCCCGGATAAAAAATATGATCAAAAACAAAAAACTCTGGGCCGAAAGAAAAATCCTGGAGGATAGATACAGGAGTATATTCCACAATATCAACGATATGGTTTTTATGGTCGAAACTCTGCCGGGAGAGCAGCCAGGATTTAAAATCAGCGAGGTGAATGATAAGCTGCAGAGAAAGC of Halarsenatibacter silvermanii contains these proteins:
- a CDS encoding creatininase family protein, translating into MNKSNPDLFKLENMTWPEVENAIKKAECALIPIGSQEQHGPYIAESCDSRRAEKFAALLGDKLDPLALITPTVSYGISPHHMNFPGTITLSPQTLVSLLGDIVGSLHDHGLDRFVLINGHGGNDDTLGVAVDTIRTELPVRLLAFKYTSLAAEAIEAEVDSDFYGHACEREVSELMYMAPEIIRENRIEPGEEKKLLSFKQHPVNLGVDFDEYTENGALGDARQASREKGEKIVETALAEAEEIVRDFLQLELPDRN
- a CDS encoding ATPase domain-containing protein, which codes for MTNQKRISTGLEGLDEILKGGLIPGDSYLVRGEAGSGKTTLGLHFLCAGPQSDRSRLFITLSEPRDKIVRNASQRGFPVEEIEFLDLSPSGEFVKEQDYSVFPSSEVEEQPLLKEISRKIAEDKPERIFIDGLTQLRFLSPDDYRFRKNIQSLIRLMSEAETTPLLVSEVGSRPDDDLQFISDGIINLKAAGEERKISIDKIRGSDFKNGRHTYVLNEKGMQVYPQLNPQFISSELRAAENEAISSGIPEIDRLLHGGIERGTNTIITGPTGSGKTSLGLAFMKEAAGRGERSAVYLLEESHEILVKRSRAINIPIEEMMASENLELYSVNRQELTPELFVHQVRDEVEENRTKVVMIDSLTAFNSTFLSENWSKNDLIKTLDSLRRFLFDKNVTVLMTNEVPNITGDFQVTDDQISYLADNIIILRYLELDGGIHKAIGVLKKRLSSFETKLRKFQITEYGLEVGKPMEDLSGILSGNPRVRTKSSSSDRN